CTCGCTCGAAGGTCCCAGGCAGACACGGCCCGGCCAACGGGGCGCGCCCTTGCTCCCCCAAACGAAGAACTCCGCATCCCCCCGGAATCGCCCGAGTTGTGGACGTGAGGCGCCCAGCTTCGTCCAGATTGCGATGCCGCGCCAGACGAAGCCGCCGGCCTGGATCGCATCGCAGACCGCCGGGAGTTGCCTCCAGTCAGTAGCGATCAGCACGCGCGCGCCAGGGCGCAGTACTCGATGCGCGTCGGTCAACCAGAGAGCGAGCCAACGCTCAAAAGACCGCTGATCGCGGTTGTCCCCGCTGAAGGTCTCCGTGACCTCGGCCGC
This DNA window, taken from Myxococcales bacterium, encodes the following:
- a CDS encoding site-specific DNA-methyltransferase encodes the protein MSGFRSLPSASADTLVTDPPYSSSGFTHGDRMADPSAKYRASGAAEVTETFSGDNRDQRSFERWLALWLTDAHRVLRPGARVLIATDWRQLPAVCDAIQAGGFVWRGIAIWTKLGASRPQLGRFRGDAEFFVWGSKGAPRWPGRVCLGPSSE